In Terriglobales bacterium, the genomic stretch TCGGCTGCGCCCTGATGGACGTGGTCCAGGCACAGGTCGCGGGCGCGCAGCGCCACCGTCTCCGAGATGCGCTTGGTGATGACGCCGGTCTTGATGCCCGCCAGCCGTGCCAGCGAGATGGCCGTGCCATCGTGGGCGTGAAAGCCCTTGGCTTCGACGATATTGGCGCTCGCGATGGCAAAGCCGCCGGAGTCGGCGCGCGCCGCGGCCGCCGGTGCCGTTTGCTGCGCGGAGCCCGCGGGCGCGGGAAACAACCAGATGGTGCCGTCGGTGAGCACGCCATCCACGTCCATGAGGATGAGCTTGATGCGCCTGGCGCGAGCCTTGGACATAGCTGGCAGATTGTAGCAGCGCGTCGCGCCCAGGCTATTGGCTTTTGGCTGTTGGCTCTTGGCCACGAGCT encodes the following:
- a CDS encoding HAD hydrolase family protein, translating into MSKARARRIKLILMDVDGVLTDGTIWLFPAPAGSAQQTAPAAAARADSGGFAIASANIVEAKGFHAHDGTAISLARLAGIKTGVITKRISETVALRARDLCLDHVHQGAADKVAVLEQILAQEKLGAREVAYLGDDIIDLPVMRRCGLAIATANARKEVKKEAHFVTGHAGGAGAARDAVEYILRAQSKWNSVVKAYLNERGAPGKH